ACATGGTGCGGGAACACCACACCCCGTGGTCGGAACTGTCGCCGCGGCTGCGCGGTCCGGCGGCCCTCGGGGCGCGGGTGCTCGCCGCGGCCGAATATTACGATGAACTGCGGTACGGCACGCCGGAGAGGCCCGGTCTCATCACCCACGCGGCCACCGCGGAAGCCCTTCGTCCGCTGTTTGGCACACAGTTGGACCCTCGGGTCGCTGCGGTACTTCTCGATGCGGCCCGGTCGCTCGACCCCAAAGCGGTTTCATGACGCGAACGCGGCGGATCGCCGTCCTGAACGGGCTGCTGTTCTTGCTCCCGGCCGTGGTCTGGGCCCGGTGGGGCCTCGGCACGCACGTGCGGCTGCCCGATCTGCTGCTGCTGGCATCGACCGCGGCGACGGTGGCGTGGCTCGCGGCCTACCCGTTGCGGATTTCGCCGAGCGATGATTTCCCGCTGCTGGTGGTTCCCGTGCTGGTCGCGCTCGGCCTCGGCCGGCCGCAGCTCGCGCTGGCCGGCGGTCTCTTCGGTCTTGCGGCCGCGACGGTCGGGGAGCCGGAGCGGTGGGGCGGCGTCCGCGCGATGGAAGAGGGCACGGCGCTCGCGGGCGGCGTGCTGGCGGTGATGCTGATCCGGTTGCCGCAGTTCCCCGATGCGCCGTACCGCCTCGGCACGCTCGTCCCCATAGTCATCGCGGCGATCGTTTACGCGGCCGTTCGGCCACCGCTCGTCGCCGTTCGAATTGCCCGGACCGAACGGATGGCGTGGAGACGCGCGCTCATCGTCGTCGGCAACGGGTGGGGGACCTCGTTGGTCAGCTCCGTGGCGCTGGTCCTCGCGACCGTCGCGATCGAGCGCCTCTGGCTGCCGCACGCAAGCCGGGTCGCCTTGAGCGCCCTGCCGCTGTTGGCCGGCGGCGTGGTGCTCCACGTGTTTCATCCGCGTTCGATGAGCGGCCGGGAGGAGCGTCGTGTGCTGGCCACCACGGCGGTGCTCGCGGACGCCATGGACGTGAAGGATACGCGCACCGGGCTGCATTCGCAGGACGTCGCGCAGCTCTCCAAACAGATTGCCCGGGCCGCCGGAGTGAGCGAGCGGTTGGCGCACGACGCGTTCCTGACCGGTCTGCTGCACGACATCGGCAAGGTCGCCGTTCCGGACGCCATTCTACAGAAGCCGGGCAAGCTCGACCCCGATGAGTGGCGCGTGATGGAGCACCACGTCCTCGACAGCGCCGCCATGGTCGAGTCGATTGCCGGCCTTTCGCGCATCGTCCCGCTCGTCCGCGCGAGCCACGAGCACTACGACGGATCCGGCTACCCCGACGGCCTCGCCGGCCGGGCGATCCCGCTGGCCGCACGGATCGTGGCGATCGCGGATGCCTACCACGCCTTGACGAACGACCGCGTCTACCGGCCGCGGGCAAGTCGCGAGACGGCGCTCGCGGAGCTCGAGCGGTGCAGCGGCACGCAGTTCGATCCGGCGCTCGTCCGGGCCCTGCGCCGGGTGGTCGGCGCGGGCGCTCGACCCCGCGCCCTCCCCGCGGCGCGTCCGGCGCCGGCCTGGCTCAGCGTGCTTCGCCGCCCGGCCTTCGCCCTGCTGTGGGGCGGCGAACTGGTCTCCTTTTTGGGCGACGAGGTCTTCTTCATCGCGATCACTCTCTGGGTGTACGCGCTCACCGGGTCGGCGACAACGCTGGCGGCCGCGCTGGGCGCGGGATACGTCGCGCAGGCGGTCTTCAGTTTTCTCGCCGGAACCATCGCCGATCGGGTGGACCGCCGCGTCATCGTCGCGTTTTCGGACGTCGGCCGGGCGCTGGTCGTGGCCGCCCTCCCGTTTGTGCTTCCGTGGTCGCTGCCCGCGGGGCTGATCCTGCTCGGAATTCTGAACGTCGGCTCCGTGTTCTTCCGCGCGGCCGTCAACGCGCTGCTGCCGTCGATCGCGACGGCGGAAGAGCTGCAGGCGGTGAACGCGCTGTTCCAGACGACGGAGCGGGTCGCGGAGATTCTCGGCGGGGTCCTCGGAGCGGCGGCGGTGCTGGCGCTGGGCTACGCGGGTGTCATGTTCGCCGACGCCGGGTCGTTCCTGGTGAGCGCCGCGTGCGTCCTCCTCATGCCGCTCGCGTGGGGCGCGGGCCTCGGTACCAGGCGGCGCGTCTCGATCACCGCCGATCTCACGACGGGGCTCCGGTACTTATGGAGGACGCCGTTCCAGCGATACTTTGCCCTGTTGATCGTGCCGGGCTACCTCACCCTCGCATTCGAAGCGCTTCGCGCGCCGATGATCGTGCACACCGCCCACCTCTCGCCAACGGCCTACGGGGTCGTGAACAGCACGCTCGGCGCGGGCAAACTGGCGACCGCGCTCGTCCTGGCCGGGCTGACGAGGCGGTGGGCGACGCCGGGTCTGGCGGTCGTCGCCTATTTGATCGCCGGTCTCGGCGTGGCGGTGTTCGCGTCCGCGCCGTGGTATCTCGGGTTGGTGGCGGGAACGTTTATCTTTGCGGTCGGCAACATGCTCTCGTACATCGTCAACGCCACGCTCGTCATGCAGACGACCCCGCAGGAGCTGCTCGGCCGCGTCCTCGGCAACCGTCAGGTGCTCGTCCAGGGCACGCGTCTCATCGGCGCGCTCGCGCTGGGGCGTCTTGCCGACACCGCGTCGCCGCCGGTAGCGTTATGGGCTATGGCCGGCGTCTCGATGGGCGGCGTGTTGATGCTTTGGCTCTTCACCGGCCGCTCGGTGGCCGCGTCGACGCCGCCCCCCGCGTCCGCCGCCGGCGGAGCGGCCCGCTCCGTCGCGGAACTCGAGCCGTCGTAGCTCCCGGACCAGACGCCGCGCCGGGCGTCCGCCGCCGCGTAGAGGTCCGCGCGGCTGGTTTGCGGATGCGTATCGACCACCGTCACCGAGCGGAGCCGAAACCCGGCCGCGTGCGCGGCCCCGGCCGCGTCGGCGAGGCGCGCCGGCGAGGTCGCGGCCAGCACGAGACGCTCCACCCCCGCCTCGTGCAGCGCGCCGAAGGGCACGGGGTCGCCCGTCACGTGGGCGAGGGCCCGCCGGGTCGGGCCGTACGACCGGATGACCGCCGAAAGCGTCTGCGACGCGCGATCGACGAAGATCGCGTTTGACGCCTCGTTCCACGCCGCGTTCTGCCGGGCGACGGCGAGGTGCTCCCCGGCCGTCCGTCCGACGGCGCGCTTCGCCCGGGCGGCGGCGGGCAGCGTGTAGGCTCCGATCCCCGCATCCATCTCGAGCAGGGTGGCGGTGCCGTCCAGTTCCAAGGCGTCGAGCGCGCAAGTGACGGCCGCGGACGCCGCGCGGCCGGTCACCGGAAACGGCGCGAACACCGGGACGTGGTACCAGCGGCCGAGGAGCGCTTCCACCACACCCGCCTGTCCCCAGCGCAGTTCCGGCTCGGCCGGACGGGCCCGCTTGACCGTGACTTCCACCAGGCCCGTAAGATGCCGGCGCAGCGCGTCCAGGATCGCGTCGCGCAGCGGCGGTGCGAGGGGCGCGTCGACCACCAGGCCGACCGCCGCTTCCTGCGACGCTTCGCCGACCCGAAGACGAATCTGCCGGCAGACCCGTTCGCCCCCGCCCGCCGCGTCAAGCGCCGGGGCGAGAATCCTCCACGCCCGCTGCACCTCGGCAAACGTCCTCTGAAGAACGGGGGACTGCACCGGGCACGCGTCGATGGCGACGTGCGCCGGTCCGGCGGCGGCGTGCAACCCCAACGCCGGCCCGCGGCCGTCCGCCGCCGGGACGTACGTGCCGGCGGTCCGGTATCCCCATCCGTCCGCGGCGGGAACGACATCGACCGGAACCGCATCCAGCCCGGACGCGGCGAGCGCACGTTCCACCAAGGCACCTTTGGCTGCGTTCTGCGCGACGCCGTCGAGGCGCTGCCACTGGCATCCGCCGCACCGCTCGAAGTGCGGGCACGGCGGCGGTACGCGTCGGGACGAAGGCTGGACGAGCGTCACGAGGCGTCCGCGAATGGCCCGCTCGCGACGCTCGCGCAGCTCGACGTCGGCAAGATCGCCCGGGACCGCGTCCGCGACCGCGATGGTCCACGGTCCGAGGTGCGCGAGCGCCTTTCGGTCCGCCGACATGCCGTCAAACATGACGCGGACCCGGGTGCCGAAGACCTGCGCGGAGGCGTTGCGCGACGTCACGGTTTCTCGGCTCTCCTCCCAAGACATCGCATCCCGGCGTCGTGCGGGCGCGTGACCGGTTTCCACGTTTCTTACCCGGCCGGGCTCATTCTCCTGGTCGTCAATCGTACGTTTGTTTGGTAGGTATTCTGAAAAGCGTGGCTCAACCTTCGCAGTGACCGCGCGAATGTCACTGGCCGACAGGAGGTCCACTCTTTCACGGCAGGAGTCCGTAACTATTCAGACGTGGCCGTCCGGCTAAAAACTCCATGGAGGTGATCGGGATGCGGAAGATGTTTGCGATCGTGGTGACCATGGTATTGCTCGTGCTTGGTGGAATCGCGGGAAGCAGCCTGCACGCCGGCCATTCGCAGGCGCATGTCCTGGCGAGCGACGGCGGAAGCGGAGCGGGCGGCTAGCACCACACGAGCCTGCGCTGCGCCGGGTAGGTTGCGTCTGGCCGGACGGCCGCCTACCGGCGTGCGGCAGGAATCGCCGCGTTTCCCCGCTGAATAGTCAAGGACTCATTGACGTTCGGGGACGCGCGGCAATGGCACAATTGACCTTCGGGCAACTACTGAAACAGGCCCGCCTCGCGCTCGGACTCAGTCAGGCCGAGGCGGCGGCCCCCATGCTGACCAAGGCGTTCATCAGCCTGCTCGAGCACGACGGCGCGCGCCCCTCCTTGTCCACGATCCGGCATCTCTCCCGGCGGCTGCGCCGCCCGCTCGAGTACTTCCTCGCCGGACTCGATGCGACGACCGTCGCGCGCGCGTTGCGCGCCGCCGGGGATCAGGCGCGGGCCGCCGTGGATCAGCGGCGATACGCCGCCGCGCACGCCGCGTTCGAGGAACTCGGCCGTCTTGGGTCCGTGTGCGGCGTGCCGCAGGCCGCGGCGGCCGCGACGCTCGGCATGGGGGAGGCGCTGCTCGGCCTTCGCCGGCTGCCCGAGGCGGAGCGGCTGCTCCGCGACGCGCTGGACGGGGCCCGCGATCCGCTGACCGAGTGCCGCGGGCTGCGCGGGCTCGGATATGCGGCGCACCTGCGGGGGCGGCTGCACGAGGCCGTGGCGCGGTATCGCGCCGCCCTCGCGCTGATCCCAGCGATCTCCAGCCCTATGCCCGCGCTGCACGGCGAGCTGCTGGCCTACCTCAGCACCATGCTCTTCCGGCTGGGAAATTTTGAAGAGTCGCTCGCCGCGGCGACCGAGGCCCTGGATTTGCTCGAGGCGAGCGCGCCGGCCCGGGTCGCCGAGGTACGCATGAATCTCGGGTTCATTCACTACAGCCTCGGTGCGTACGAGTCGGCCGCGGAGGAATACCGGCTCGCGCTGCGGATCGCCGAGCAGTATGAAGACCTCGAGACCGTCTTCCGGGTCCGCAAGAACTGGGCGATGGTCCTGATCGAAGCCGGCCGGCCGGAGGCGGCGTTGGAACACCTGCGGTTGAGCGTGACGATGGCCCGCCGGCTGTCGGACGTCCGGGGCGAATGCCTCGCCTTGACCGAGCTGGCCCGCTGCTACCTCGCCCTCGGGGCGCTTGCCGATGCCCGGGCGAGCGCGGAGGAGGCCGTGGCCCGCAGTCACGCCGCGGGCGTCACGGACGAGGTGGCGCGCGCGGGCATCGTGCTCGGGGCGGTGTCGGTGGCCCAGGGTCAACCGCAGCGCGCGCTCCGCTATCTCACCGCCGCCTACCGCCACTCGACCGGGGCCGGCATGACGGTGGAAGTCATTATCGCCGGCTACCTGCTCGCCCGCGTCACGTCGCGCTGGGGCCGGGCGGCCGACGCGGTGCGGCTCCACAACGAAGTGTTCGCCGCCCTCCGGCGGCTGTCGCCCGAGGAAGTGTACGGCGTCATGCAGGTGGCGAAGACATTCGACGGTGCGATCGACCACGCCGTCGCGCCGGCGCCGGTCTCAACGCCGTAGCGCGGTCTTTGTCATACGCGGCGGCCGCCGGATTCCGGCGGGGCTGCCGCGCTCAGTGATACCAGCGTGCGAGCCAGCCCCGAAGCGTGCCCTCGTCCTGCCGGTCGACCGCGGCGGCGTTCGTCGCGAAGGTCCGCAGCGCCGGGCGGTCGGCCCTCTGCGCGGCGAGTTTCGCGAGCGCCATGCTACGATCGAAGTGCCGGGTCATGAGCGCGATGTAGGTCCGCTCGAGCGCCGGGCCCCGCAGCGCCCGCAACTTCTTGACCGAGGCGGTGGCGACGCCTTCCTTGCGCTCCGTGGGCCCGGTGCCGAATTCTCCCAGCAGGGCGAGCATCTCGCGAATTTGGGCGTGCTCGCGCTCCGCAAAGTCCTGATTCCACCGGAGCAGGTCCGCGTGATCGGCGTAGAGCGTGGCCGTCATCGCCAGCTCGACCGCCTCATCGTCGTCGGGCACGGCGGCCCGCAGGAACGCGACGTCGAACGCCGGTCCGCGCAGCGCCGACAGGTTCGCGAGGGTCGGGTCCGGCGCCGGGGCCGGGGAGGCGAACGAGGCCGATACGGGGAGGATGAGGGCCACTACGAGAAGCGCCGTCACTCGCTGGATTCGCATGCATCACCTCGTCACGATCGATTGCCGCACCGGAGGGGCCGGGTGGACATAGGCATTTATGCCCCGCGGATCGCGCGGCACGACGGACGGGGTCGCAAGTCCGTGTCAAGGCGATGGCGCGAAAGCGCCCGTGAACTGCGGTCGAGTCTACCGCCGGAACTTCGCCCGGCCGTCCTCGTAGACGTCGCCGCCGCGGCAATCGTTGGCGACGACGAGGGGAAACTGCTCCACGACCAGCCGGTAGATCGCCTCCGCGCCGAGATCGGGAAACGCGACGACCTCGGCGCTCCGCACGCGGCGTCCGAGGAGGGCGGCGGTGCCCTCCACCGCCGCCAAGTAGACGGCGCCGTACCGCCGGATCGCGTCCCTGACCGCCGCGGAGCGCCGGCCCTTGCCGATCATGCCGCGCACGCCGCGTTCGAGGAGGGCGGGCGTGTAGGGGTCCATCCGGGAGGCCGTCGTCGGGCCCGCGGAACCGATCGGCCGGCCGGGACGCGCGGGCGTGGGGCCGCAGTAATAGAGCACCTGGCCGCGGAGGTCGACGGGCATCGCCTGCCCCGCGGCGATGATGCGGGCGAGCCGCTCGTGCGCCGCGTCCCGGGCAGTGTAGACTACACCCGACAGCAGGACTTCGTCGCCGGCACGGAGCCGCTCGATGTCGGCCGGCGCGAGCGGCGTCACGAGGATCTGATCGCTCACAGGATCGTCCGGCCGGCGCGGTGCGAATGGCAGTCCAGGTTCACGGCGACCGGCAGGCTGGCGATGTGGGTCGGATGCTGCTCCACGTGCACCGCGAGCGCGGTGACGCGACCGCCGAAGCCGCCGGGCCCGATCCCGAGGTCGTTGATCCGCCGCAGCAGTTCCGCCTCAAGGGCCGCGGCGTCCGCTTCGGGCGACGGCGC
This window of the bacterium genome carries:
- a CDS encoding MFS transporter, yielding MTRTRRIAVLNGLLFLLPAVVWARWGLGTHVRLPDLLLLASTAATVAWLAAYPLRISPSDDFPLLVVPVLVALGLGRPQLALAGGLFGLAAATVGEPERWGGVRAMEEGTALAGGVLAVMLIRLPQFPDAPYRLGTLVPIVIAAIVYAAVRPPLVAVRIARTERMAWRRALIVVGNGWGTSLVSSVALVLATVAIERLWLPHASRVALSALPLLAGGVVLHVFHPRSMSGREERRVLATTAVLADAMDVKDTRTGLHSQDVAQLSKQIARAAGVSERLAHDAFLTGLLHDIGKVAVPDAILQKPGKLDPDEWRVMEHHVLDSAAMVESIAGLSRIVPLVRASHEHYDGSGYPDGLAGRAIPLAARIVAIADAYHALTNDRVYRPRASRETALAELERCSGTQFDPALVRALRRVVGAGARPRALPAARPAPAWLSVLRRPAFALLWGGELVSFLGDEVFFIAITLWVYALTGSATTLAAALGAGYVAQAVFSFLAGTIADRVDRRVIVAFSDVGRALVVAALPFVLPWSLPAGLILLGILNVGSVFFRAAVNALLPSIATAEELQAVNALFQTTERVAEILGGVLGAAAVLALGYAGVMFADAGSFLVSAACVLLMPLAWGAGLGTRRRVSITADLTTGLRYLWRTPFQRYFALLIVPGYLTLAFEALRAPMIVHTAHLSPTAYGVVNSTLGAGKLATALVLAGLTRRWATPGLAVVAYLIAGLGVAVFASAPWYLGLVAGTFIFAVGNMLSYIVNATLVMQTTPQELLGRVLGNRQVLVQGTRLIGALALGRLADTASPPVALWAMAGVSMGGVLMLWLFTGRSVAASTPPPASAAGGAARSVAELEPS
- a CDS encoding tetratricopeptide repeat protein, with the translated sequence MAQLTFGQLLKQARLALGLSQAEAAAPMLTKAFISLLEHDGARPSLSTIRHLSRRLRRPLEYFLAGLDATTVARALRAAGDQARAAVDQRRYAAAHAAFEELGRLGSVCGVPQAAAAATLGMGEALLGLRRLPEAERLLRDALDGARDPLTECRGLRGLGYAAHLRGRLHEAVARYRAALALIPAISSPMPALHGELLAYLSTMLFRLGNFEESLAAATEALDLLEASAPARVAEVRMNLGFIHYSLGAYESAAEEYRLALRIAEQYEDLETVFRVRKNWAMVLIEAGRPEAALEHLRLSVTMARRLSDVRGECLALTELARCYLALGALADARASAEEAVARSHAAGVTDEVARAGIVLGAVSVAQGQPQRALRYLTAAYRHSTGAGMTVEVIIAGYLLARVTSRWGRAADAVRLHNEVFAALRRLSPEEVYGVMQVAKTFDGAIDHAVAPAPVSTP
- a CDS encoding DUF305 domain-containing protein — its product is MRIQRVTALLVVALILPVSASFASPAPAPDPTLANLSALRGPAFDVAFLRAAVPDDDEAVELAMTATLYADHADLLRWNQDFAEREHAQIREMLALLGEFGTGPTERKEGVATASVKKLRALRGPALERTYIALMTRHFDRSMALAKLAAQRADRPALRTFATNAAAVDRQDEGTLRGWLARWYH
- a CDS encoding FumA C-terminus/TtdB family hydratase beta subunit is translated as MSDQILVTPLAPADIERLRAGDEVLLSGVVYTARDAAHERLARIIAAGQAMPVDLRGQVLYYCGPTPARPGRPIGSAGPTTASRMDPYTPALLERGVRGMIGKGRRSAAVRDAIRRYGAVYLAAVEGTAALLGRRVRSAEVVAFPDLGAEAIYRLVVEQFPLVVANDCRGGDVYEDGRAKFRR